In Bacillus cytotoxicus NVH 391-98, the following are encoded in one genomic region:
- a CDS encoding cysteine dioxygenase family protein produces MLTCRKSELFQQFIHNVTASIENSKNEETIVCTIEKLLEKLLETKAWLPLEKQKANRNQYARHLLYKDPLDRFEVLALVWRDGQATPLHDHDGTWGVEGVFSGRIKVKNFLKIKQLEESIFQLKYLGHLYLGEGKTDKIIPPADCHILEIEPNEQVITIHIYGKKLEKFKVFIPTERKDIYRCKMKYIQYSS; encoded by the coding sequence ATGTTAACGTGTCGAAAAAGCGAGCTCTTTCAACAGTTTATTCATAATGTAACAGCCAGCATTGAAAATAGTAAAAATGAAGAAACGATAGTTTGTACAATTGAGAAACTTTTAGAAAAACTTTTAGAGACAAAAGCATGGCTCCCGTTAGAAAAACAGAAAGCAAATAGAAATCAATATGCGCGTCATTTATTATATAAAGATCCATTAGATCGTTTTGAAGTGCTTGCGCTTGTATGGAGAGACGGACAAGCAACACCATTACATGATCATGATGGTACTTGGGGAGTAGAAGGAGTTTTTTCTGGACGAATTAAGGTGAAAAATTTTTTAAAAATTAAGCAATTAGAAGAATCAATTTTTCAATTGAAATATTTAGGTCATTTATATTTAGGGGAAGGGAAAACGGATAAAATCATTCCTCCAGCTGATTGTCATATCCTTGAAATCGAGCCGAATGAACAAGTTATTACCATCCATATTTATGGAAAGAAACTGGAGAAATTTAAAGTATTTATACCAACTGAAAGAAAAGATATATATAGGTGTAAGATGAAGTATATTCAATATAGCTCATAA